The Enterococcus rotai genome includes a window with the following:
- a CDS encoding GNAT family N-acetyltransferase → MIIRLEQENDFPVIYDFTKEAFKTAKVKDGEEQEFVERMRKSENYLPELAFVAEENTQIVGHVMLTKTRITNETRTMDGLILAPLTVRLDQRGKGVGAKLMTKAEQESEKLGYSVIILIGDQAYYNRYGFEQASHLGIITDLEIPATYILAKRIGKHDIEDFSGTVSIPV, encoded by the coding sequence ATGATCATTCGTTTAGAACAAGAAAATGATTTCCCAGTAATTTATGACTTTACAAAAGAAGCCTTTAAAACAGCCAAAGTCAAAGATGGGGAGGAACAAGAATTTGTTGAGCGCATGAGGAAAAGCGAAAACTATTTGCCTGAACTAGCCTTTGTAGCAGAAGAAAATACGCAAATCGTTGGACATGTCATGTTAACAAAAACAAGAATAACCAATGAGACAAGAACTATGGACGGGCTGATCTTAGCACCTTTGACTGTTCGATTAGATCAGCGAGGTAAAGGTGTAGGAGCAAAATTGATGACTAAAGCTGAACAAGAGTCCGAAAAACTTGGATATAGCGTGATCATTTTAATTGGCGATCAAGCTTATTACAACCGCTACGGATTCGAACAGGCTAGCCATTTGGGGATCATAACGGATCTGGAAATTCCTGCAACATACATATTAGCGAAGCGAATCGGGAAACATGATATAGAAGATTTTTCAGGAACTGTCTCGATCCCTGTCTAA
- the adhP gene encoding alcohol dehydrogenase AdhP, translating into MKAAVVTKENNGKVEIKEVDIRPLEAGEALVDVEYCGVCHTDLHVAHGDFGEVPGRVIGHEGIGIVKEIAPGVESLKVGDRVSIAWFFEGCGTCEYCITGRETFCRQVKNAGFSVDGAMAEQCIVKADYAVKVPEGLDPAQASSISCAGVTCYKAIKVSDVKPGQWVAIYGIGGLGNLAIQYAKNVFNAKVIAVDINDDKLEFAKELGADLVCNPLTDGDAGAWIQEQVGGAHAAVVTAVSKVAFNQAVDSVRAAGKVVAVGLPPETMDLAIVKTVLDGIQIVGSLVGTRKDLEEAFQFGAEGKVVPVVETRCLHEVNDIFEEMEQGKIKGRMVVDLKK; encoded by the coding sequence ATGAAAGCAGCTGTTGTAACGAAAGAAAATAATGGAAAAGTAGAAATCAAGGAAGTAGATATCAGACCGCTTGAAGCTGGGGAAGCTTTAGTGGATGTTGAATATTGTGGTGTTTGTCATACGGACCTGCATGTAGCTCATGGAGATTTTGGTGAAGTTCCAGGGCGAGTGATTGGTCATGAAGGAATTGGAATCGTAAAAGAAATCGCTCCAGGCGTTGAAAGTCTAAAAGTAGGAGACCGCGTAAGTATCGCTTGGTTCTTTGAAGGTTGTGGGACTTGTGAATATTGTATTACTGGACGGGAAACATTCTGCCGCCAAGTGAAAAATGCTGGTTTTTCAGTAGACGGTGCTATGGCTGAACAATGTATCGTTAAAGCTGATTATGCCGTTAAAGTACCAGAAGGATTAGATCCAGCTCAAGCTAGTAGTATCTCATGTGCTGGTGTTACTTGCTATAAAGCAATCAAAGTTTCTGATGTAAAACCAGGTCAATGGGTTGCAATTTACGGTATTGGTGGATTAGGAAATTTAGCTATTCAATACGCGAAGAACGTGTTCAATGCTAAAGTTATTGCGGTTGACATTAATGATGATAAATTAGAATTTGCAAAAGAATTAGGCGCTGATTTAGTGTGTAACCCACTAACTGATGGCGATGCTGGCGCTTGGATCCAAGAACAAGTCGGTGGGGCTCACGCTGCTGTCGTTACAGCTGTCTCTAAAGTGGCATTCAATCAAGCGGTTGATTCTGTAAGAGCTGCAGGTAAAGTTGTTGCTGTCGGACTTCCTCCAGAAACAATGGATCTTGCAATTGTTAAAACTGTTCTAGATGGTATTCAAATCGTTGGTTCCTTAGTAGGAACACGTAAAGATTTAGAAGAAGCATTCCAGTTTGGGGCAGAAGGTAAAGTAGTCCCTGTTGTAGAAACACGTTGCCTACATGAAGTGAATGATATCTTTGAAGAAATGGAACAAGGAAAAATCAAAGGTAGAATGGTCGTTGATTTAAAAAAATAA